The DNA window gtgggacccTGGACCCCCCTGTCAGCTCAAGGGCTGTCTGGGGCTGCACACGGGTGGGGGGACAGGACTATCCCCACTGCTGAAAGGGAAACTGCTCATCCTGCTGCCAGGACACCCCGGCGTGTCAGCCTGGGGCGGAGCCAGGTCTCTGGCCcctgtgtcctgctgccagAGGAGTGTGGTCAGCCCCAGAGCCTGCCCTGACAGGCTGTGGGCACTTGGGACCTTTCTCCAGGAGCCATATCTGCCCTGCATCCTGAGACACCGCAGAGGCTCATCTTCTGCTGTGGGGTCCAGATGCCATGTCCCAGCATGACAGCCAACCCACAGCCAGCGCCAGCCTCAGTGTCACCTCTGCGGCCACCGAAGGTCAGGGCTGCCCGCGTGTTAACCATTGCCAAGAGCAGCTGGGCCAATGCGAGTGCGAAAAGCTGTGCTGTTCCCAgggctgttttcctttcatcgGCTGCATCCCCCAAGCACTGAAACACTGAGAACAAATACCTGGCAGGGTAGGGTGCAGTGATGGTCCATGGGCTGGACATCTCAGTGGGCTCTGGAGCACCGAGCAAGGCCAGCAGGACACTGGCAGGGGGAATGGGTTCACTCCTGCCACACTTTGGGCTTTCTGGAGCAGGTTTATTGGTATCTGTGATCATAATGTTCAAGTGATGGAAGATCTAGGGGTGAGCACTTTCCCGCAAAGCAGAGCTCCTGCCACAGCACCGGATCTTGCTTTGCCCATGAGCCCACCAGCAGCGCCCAGCAAGGAGGGCGTCTCAGAGAACCCCAGCTCCATGGCTCCCTGCAGCCTGCgtgagggagaggagagagggctGGAATTCCTCCCCGGGGGAAGCGCAGCAGAACCATTACTTCATGTTCACTTCAAAGGAGATGCCAACGGGCAAGCTGGCATCTCTGTTGCAGGACAGCCACCTGAGGACCGGGCGAGACGTGCCCATTGTGGCACCATCTGGCCATGTGGGCATCGCTGttttcctgccctgggcagggtgtCGTGGCGCTGCCCTAATGCCACGAGTTGGGGTGTGATAGGAGCAGCCACATCAGCTGATGGAGACGCCTGCTATAAAGCATTCGCTGGCCCTGCGGCAGAGACACGATCAAGCCCACCATGGCCAAGGTGATGgccctctgcctgctcctggtcctgctgctcctggctccagcactgcctgtGCCACACCAGCGAGGGCTCATCTTCAACTTGGTAAGAGGGACACTAACCCCATCCTTGCCACAGCTGGGGGATACCCCAAGTGCTACAATGGGGCATGTGGCACAGTGAGGCATTGGAGTGATCCGTGCTGCTTTGGTCTccggcagcagctgcagccactgaGAACAAAATTTATTGCAGCTGGGGAAGCTGAGGCAGGTGGGAATGGTATGCTGGGTTTTCTAGGGTTGTGAGGGATCTCGGAGCCTGGGAAAGCAGCTGTATAAAGGAACAGGGAAGCCTGAAAGTGGATGTGACTGAAGCTCACAGCTGCCTGTGCCACCCAGGACCCCCTCCTTGGCGAGCTTGTGGGGAATGGGGGGATGCTCTCCCTGCAGTGCCTCAGCCCTATTCCTGTGAGccaggcagaaagcagcacttCAGCAGGTGGTATTTTGGGCCAGACCGAGGAAATCCTGCAGGGTGGGAGGCTCGGGCGTGCTGGCAGTGTTTCTGAGCCCCACCTGAAAGGCAGAGACAGTGTCTGACACCCACCCAAACCCACCAGGCCCGTGGCTGGGAGGATTAAGGGGGGACAGAGAGGGACCTGGTGCTCACGCCTCGCTTTGCGGTGCAGAGCACTGGGGAGCTGTGCCTGCAGAGTGCCCAGTGCAAGAGTGGCTGCTGCCACCGGCAGAATGGCCTGAGCCTGGCCCGTTGTGCACCGAAGGCAGCAGAGTCCCAGGAGTGCTCCCCAAAGGTACGTTCTCCCCTGCTCCCaggggtggctggggacaggggcatGTCCCTTGCGCTACACTGTGCCTTGGTTCCCTGCAGAGCCTCTATGGAGTCTACTACCAGTGTCCTTGCGAGGCCGGCTTGACCTGCGACGTTGATAGGACCATCATAGGCTCTATCACCAACAGTGACTTCGGCCTCTGCGTGGATCCCAATGAGTCACGGTGAAGGAGGAGACcccctggtgctgccctgcctttccccctcCTCAGGGATGCCCGgatctgcctgtgctgccctggctgtgggGGCGTTGAGTAAAGAGCATCTGCCGAGCTGCAAAGTGGTGTCTTCACTCCACACATCCCCTCTGGCCTGGGACGGGAGCAGCAGGGTCAGAAGATCCCAGCAAAAACGGCAGAGACATGATGGCCTTACCTATATGTGCGTGCATATCGTATGCAATTGTATAATAACCTGGGCCAGGCCAGCAGTTGGGGGCCATAGTGGGCAGATGAGGATGTCCTGCAGGAAACTTTCTTTTCAGGACAAGGGTGACAAGCGGCTTGAGGTTCTGCATCAACACTGGGGACGCGGCTGGGAGGGTGGCATGGCCAGAGGGGTCCCCACCATAGGGAAGGACATAGGGGCAGTGTGAGGACAGGGTTGGGGATGGTCCAGGGACCTGCTGGCTCCTGCATGCCGGGCTCGGCAGAGCTGCAAAAGGGGAAAGTGCTGACCtggatttttgtttctaaacttGTGGTGGGTGGAGAAATCCTTGAGAGTCTTGTTGTCGTGGTGGTTGTGGCAGGAGGCCACCAGGTCAATGTCTTCCTGGGTGCAGGATGAGGCCTGGAGGAAAGGGGAGATGGGGATGGGAACGGGGACAGCAGACCCCTCCTGCCGCAGGCAGGCAGCCCCAGGCAGAGCGAGGGGATATGGGGCAGCAGACATGAGGAGGAGACCCTGGCCTCGCCATCTGCATGGGGTCTTCAGCCTGACACACTGTTCCACACCAGTGAGGAGCACCCCAGAGAGGCTGGTACCACCGAGGACACaaactggggacactgggagccTTGGCTGCCCAGGGCCAGCCTTGCCTGGGGCTTTGCATCCTTGGCAGGGGCAGGATGCGGCCAGTGCCCCGGCTCTGGAGCCAGCAGAGGGCAGTCACAGCGAGCCCACAGcttgggacccccccagcccagcagggaccccccagcccagggacagctCAGCCGCGGGGGGACAGGCCTGAAAGgcacccagccccacagccctgaGACCCCTTGAACCCTGCTCTGGGGGTCACCCCCTCCCTGTAGGGGGAACTTGGGGTGGGGGCAACTCCTGCTGTATATGATGGGGATTTTGTTGTgtccccatttttggggtgtccctgtgtTGGCAAGAggaggatggggacaccagggacatgggaagggggtggctgtgctggtCAGGGGAGGGCACACATGAACAGGGGCCCCCCATCTTAGCCCTATATTTACTGGTGAAGTGGTGGCTTTATTTTGGCAGCTCTCAGCTGGTAAATATTGGCTTAAACCGAAAACCAGACGCCTGACTCATGGCGTCTTAACAAACACAGGAAGGGGCCCCCAGTGTGTGTGGGGTGCTGCCAGCCCCGGGGATGGGGGGGCTCTACACCAGGGTGGGGGCAccccgggctggggggagaGTAGTGAACTGGGCATCCTTGTGCAGACAGATTTTACTGCAGTAAGATCCCTGGTGGGGGGTGCATCCCCCCATGTCTCCCCCAGCTCCTCGGAGGGATGCACCCCCCAGCTGAGGATCTTTCTTCACCCTGGTAGATGAAAGGGTGAAAATACTGGGGTG is part of the Caloenas nicobarica isolate bCalNic1 chromosome 21, bCalNic1.hap1, whole genome shotgun sequence genome and encodes:
- the CLPS gene encoding colipase is translated as MAKVMALCLLLVLLLLAPALPVPHQRGLIFNLSTGELCLQSAQCKSGCCHRQNGLSLARCAPKAAESQECSPKSLYGVYYQCPCEAGLTCDVDRTIIGSITNSDFGLCVDPNESR